The Zingiber officinale cultivar Zhangliang chromosome 2A, Zo_v1.1, whole genome shotgun sequence genomic sequence atccaagaagcttcatcctcaagggaatgcaccgaagggaacaaggagggagcatactccttgtttcatgttcaagatgatgaagcctccacctctaggattgagggggagcaattcttggtgacgccggatcaagaagaaggagaagcttctacatccgggtcaagtgaagaagaagaagatggtgccacctccgaaattcaagaaatatcaaatggaggagcaagtgtcatccctatacaagaaggtataaatgtttcaattaaaaataaaaatcatataatatgttttgagtgtagggaaagtgggcactacaagagcaaatgccctaaattggccaagaagaagggccaagtggcacaaaagggcaaggagaagcccaaggagaccatccccggaacaaagaagagcaaggagcacattgtgtgcttctcttgcaatcaaaaagggcattaccgaagtcaatgccccaaggggaagaagatggtcaaggctcaaggaggcattcgtcaagggggagcctccaaggtaaagaagaaggtaacatttattgagcctacccccttacattatggtgaaaagcatgatagttctaacttttatcattttaatgcaatttaccataagaatagaaagcatgagggctttaaggaaaaacatgtggccctacatgccaaaactacccaacctaaggttaggaaggtagatagacacttgggcaataactctaaagattttagatacaagcccaagaacaaatatgctcatgaatcaaatgaaaaatctaaaactaaggacttagtgatagaaaatcaagtcttgaggtcaaggcttgataaaatggaaatgaccctaaaaaggatggaaaatatcctaaaagggcaaaatgagcatagcctaggtctaggagcacaaaggtcatctaatggccatagaggtttgggatacaaaccaaaggctaagaaggatgtgccctcttaccatagagttccatatagttatggaacaaaccctaggtctagtggtcaagccaagaatactagggaagtcatccctaagagtatttttgcaataaatgtgactaagacttctaagaagtctaagaaagtcacaaagaaggttacaagggaagctatccctagagttgacctagaaactgtgaccaaggcttctaagaagcccaacaaggtcactagaaaggtatctagggaagttatccctagtgagtacctagagcatccaaggagcaccaataggtgttgggttcctaggagcatcttctctaccccatagatgggttagagagtgtcaactccgattagaagggtagttaacctgactttgaggaaattgacactcaaggagcattttcaaggttcttgttaacctttgaaaatgaagtggatttttgtttactccttgaaagagtaaaatgtgcctaatggtggaagaattgattttaatctaaaatggcacaaattgggaaaaccttaagaactatcaagttgggattttggtatgttcttaggcaatttaaggcaatccgggccttaatttaaaagtgctactcttgtgggaaaatggaatatgccaacatttgaggacatgtttattttcaattggcatacattaaatcaaggaaattagaaatgccaatttaggctttggcattctcttgaagcactttagggcaatttaagtttaagttgtaagtttagctaagactttaaggatacttagatagttaatctaagtatattttatttatgctaaatcttgccatgattgtttgcccatcatatgccatgacatcatgtctatttttgaattcattgttttagtatgaaaactccaaaaataccatgttatgacattcatacatcatatagtaataggatattttcttttgaaaattattttctcttgatgtatgccataacataatcatgcattaagtttaattccttgtaattaaggacgaatggcatttaacgacacttattgacaagtgacatcctaggtggatgtctaatatctctagaatgcctagatagatatgcatgatccctagattagaaaaaaaaaaaaaatcaaaatcccacaactcacaaggactataaggtgacttgtccgtgttttagtgtacattagatacaagtgagatgttaggaagatgaacaaaactcaagatgttgatttagtgcattcttttgagttttaggttcatcaaaacacatagttatgtgttttcccatcattgggaaagctaatgtacaagtcatgtgcattatgcccaaggaacatgatgggatattggttttgaaaatgtttttaaaatgtttttggaaaaccttggtgaaggctatcttttgataataatcaccattgaatagttagacacaaacttgaagaaaaacactaaaatttttgtaagttttcaagtttgtggcaatctttgaaaatatgatgtattttcatagaaagctatttttccatgattaagtatgccctaaataatgtctacacgaaatttcatgatttttggatttttgtaaaattttctaggggtttctgaagttgactgaaatggaatttcagcaactatcagagctccgatcgatccatggatcgattgagtgcccaatcgatccgtggatcgattggcagGCCTGATATCAGTGAGAAACCCTTGGATCGAATCAGAATctcgaatcgatcggtggatcgattgaaaggttcaatcgattgaacccaactccaatcgatccaagttgctgattttggctgggaaggcttgatttcagcatctttgaacctctttgagtctaggtaaccattccaaacccctaaaatacatttgtatacatacaaagggtgttttcatgtgaaaacaaggatggattggttaaggaaggcttcattgaagttaaggttgaggtttgtttcaaattttgagtatttgaacctcaaaacttttaaatttgggtttcctaaaggtttagggattccaagtcattgttggtgcaatgacagaagtcaccaccatgtctttagggggagggactctttaaagacatgaaaaattacttttcatgaaccttggaaggtggttaaccttctttaaagaaaatgctcatgtatgagcttttgaacttgaaatggggagtggatatcctcattatttcaagtgggaactcaagtggttagataatgctcaaggttgggtatttgtctacattgagggagaagttaaggataaatgaagggtatgggaccttcattatcgtgttgatcacaatgagtgatgttgtgaacaatgatgagtaactcttcagggggagagtcgtcaacaaatggatttgttgatgtgtacccaaaattggggcatgggttgatgtgtgcccaaagatgggttgatgtgtgccaatagggggagaatgaaaggacctatgaatgggtgtaagttaggctttcattacctagagggagtgtgccctcgtagggggagaatgaagagcttaatttatatgttcattacctagtggcatgaagattgaggctataggattagcctaacttacatgtggtattgtaagtgttattgtggtattgtcaaacatcaaaaagggggagattgttggtgcaacatccctcaggtcaaggttgacctgagtgaccaagctgagtcttggtttgagtttagatgtttgacaataagaaattgattgaagaagagtcaagtaggtcaaagttgaccggatacttgacaaggaagtcctggtgagtgaagccaggcagaaggaaaaccctagtgagtgaagctaggtgaaagtcctggtgagtgaaaccaggtgaaaaccctagtgagtgaagctaggtgaaagtcctggtgagtgaagtcatgcagaaggaaaaccctagtgagtgaaagtcctggtgagtgaaaccaggtgaaaaccctagtgagtgaagcaaggtgaaagtcctggtgagtgaaaccaggtgaaaaccctagtgagtgaagcaaggtgaaagtcctggtgagtgaagccaggcagaaggaaaaccctagtgagtgaagctaggtgtaagtcctggtgagtgaagccaggtgaaagccctagtgagtgaagctaggcagatggaaaaccctagtgagtgcagctaggtgaaagtcctggtgagtgaagccaggcaagggaaaatccagatggatcaaggatgatcggacatctggtgttgggaagtccaagtaggtcaagggagtgaccagatacttggcatgaatagaaaagtctaagtgggtcaaagggattgaccagacacttggtgggaagtcctagcaggtcaaaggagtgaccagatgctaggcatgatgtaccaacagtcaaggttgaccggatgttggtttgagaggcttggaacttggttttgggcaaactagtgttggatcgatcggatcgattcagagccggatcgatcgtggatcgattcagagttggatcgatggatcgatccgagcctctaagcagagcctcggatcgatccgtggatcgatcagatgttccaatcgatcgctggatcgattgggacgcagataagcgccggatcgatccgtggatcgatccgtggcttTTCGAGCGTAAgcgctcgatcgatccgtggatcgatccaaagcctccgatcgattgggaacattcgaatcgatcgggatccgaccgttggcgtcgataaaggccgcagcgtTCATTTTCttcgcatctcttctccgattcactccagatttctcgccactCCTCCctccacaaagctcagatcgccagttcttgaaggatcttggaaggtttccaagtcaagaggcggatcaaagccaagaagagaagctagggttagggtttatactcattgtaagcttgtaagcttgtatttcttgtatcctttccctctcttcttgtattgagtcttgtagggcttctccgcccttggtagttaccataaaggagagttttatttagtggagggtgtgtgtgttggtgtggatccttggattagtcacctcttgtgaggtggataccaagtaaaccaaccgtgttagcgttgtgtgattgtttctttgtatttccgctgcacatctttgaaggaacaagcaacgccgagcaacgagcgaacgcgacgagctattcacccccccccccctcctctagctacttttggtcctaacagggaTTTCTTCATGAGTGCCCTCGTTGGTTTTGGTTTTCTTCAACGATATTGTGAATGGATTAGGGAGTGTCTAACTACGGTCTcctattctattttttaaaatggagGCATCTATGGATTCTTTAGTGGGTGTCATGGTTTAAGGCAAGATGATCCCCTATCTCCTCTACTTTTTGGGTTGTGCATCGAAATATTATTACGCAGGTTGTAGGTTGCCTCCTTTCACTTCCATCCTATGTGTAAAGAGGTTGACATCACACATCTTGCATATGTCGATGATTTGATGTTGTTTGCATGGGTGGATGAGTCCTCAATAAAAGTATTGGCGGATTGTTTGGAGGTTTTTGGCAATGAAGCTGGACTTCGAGCTAATTCATTGAAGTCTCATATGTATATGGCGGGGATTGATGATAGAATGAAGGATCGATTGCTCCAACTCATTCGGTTCCAAGAAGGAACATTTCCATTCCAGTACTTGGGGATTCCACTAGCGGTGGAGAAGTTGCGGATTGCAAACTATGggccattacttgatactattaCAAGGAATATTAATTCTTGGCCAAAGCATACTTTATCTTATGCGAGGCGCTTGGAGTTGGTGAAGACGGTGCTTTAAGATGTAGAGTATTATTGGCTTTCCATGCTCCCTATTCCTGGTGGTGTTATTGAAAAGATCAAAGCAATATGTCGTACCTTTGTGTGGTCTTCAAAGTATCCTCCTATTTCTTGGGCCACTATGTGTCTTTCTCGACATGATGGTGGTTATGCACTTTGAGACCTCCATGCATAGAATGAAACACTTCTTAGCAAGATACTATGGGAGATCCAAACTAATGCGGATTCGATATGGGTAAGATGGGTGCACCAACATTATCTCAAGGGAACTGATTTTTGACAATGGGAGATCCAAGCCTCGGACTCTCCTCTTATTAAACGGCTTGTGGACATTCGAAACAAAATTTCAAGTGCTACAAATGGAAGCGGAGAGGCGATCTTGTTGATGGGTGAGTGGTTTGCGGGAAGAAACAGTGAGACTGCAAATGCATATGGTTTCTTCATGCCGAGAGGTCCTGAGGTGTCGTGGGCGTCATTAGTTTGGAGGCCGGAAATTATGCTGAAGCATCGATTCATTCTATGGTTACTTGCTCATGGAAAGCTACAAACAACAAATAGAATGGCATATGTGGAGAACAAGACTTGTATGCTTTGCCAATGTCAAGATGAGTCGAATGGTCACTTGTTCTTTGAGTGCTCTATCACATGTACTCTTTGGAACAAGGTGCGGAGATGGTTAGAGATAAATCATGAAGTTAACTCAATAGAGGAGTTATTTCACATCCTTGGCCACTACTACAAAGGTGTGAGCCAGAGAATGAAGGTGAGGTATCTTGAAATTTCTAGTATGATATATGTTTTGTGGGAAGCTCACAACAGGTGTCTCTATGAGGGGATAGTTCCTGATATTGATAGAATATTGCGCAAGGTCCAAATTAATGTTTATCATTTGTGGATTTATGTAGAAATTGAAGTGATTCACCTCGCAAAAGCATGGGCAGTACAAATTATAAGAATGGTGCAGATAGTGTTGAAGTTGATTTCATCGGCAAATGAATTTCATCGGCGAATCAATTTCATCGGTGAAAGGAGAAGGTTGTACAATTAATGTTTGATTTCATCGACGAATGGAGCAAATATTAATTCGGTGGCACAAGGGAGACTTGAGCAGATTTTACATCAGTGTCGTTGAGGGCACAtgcatgcttggacaatttttaaCGTTGGTGGCACATGATGATTGGATTGATAGATATTTGTTGTAGGTTTTgtatttatcttttgattttgTATGTAAGGCATGGGAAGGATGGTGAATAAATCCATCATATtaatctatctagtccgcagcaaacggctcgcAGCAAACACAACGacaaatccgttgatagctggGGTTTTGTCAAAAAGTCCAAGAGGGTGAATAAATCCACCATAATGATCTATCTAGTTCATAACAAACAGCTCACGGAAAGGACAACGTCAAATCCGTTGATGCTGGGTCTTTGCAAAAAAGTCCAAGAGAGTTCATAGATCCACCATAAGGATCTATGTAGTCCATAGTAAATGGTTCGTGGTAAAGATATGACAAATCCGTTAATAGTTGATTACTTGCTAAAAGTAGGCCGACGATCTATGGCAGGATGCTTTGAAGTGCCATTTTATGTTGCTGGTCGTGGGGTGTTTGCTGTCCGTGATTTTGATACTCCAGCTGCTGTCCATGATTTTGTTGCTCCATTTGCTGCCCGTGTTTTTCATGACTTGCTCTCCGTGTTTGATTGTCACACCTACTGTTCATCACTTGTAATGCATGTAATGGTGTTTGTGTGATGTTGTATGTGTGTGATTGGTAGTGGTTTGACTTTGGCTTTGATTGTAATATGATACATTAGTGCCACATGATGCATGATAGTGTGAGGGAAGTTGAGTGCATGATGATGTAAGTGAATTGAGTGATGTAAAGGGGTTGACCTCAATTATTGAGGATAAACTCCTAACTATAATGTATGATCTGATATTCGGTTTGAGAGTCTTTACCTCTCAAATCAGTTTTATATAAATGTACCTATTTTCGTGAAAAGAgtgtgatagaggggggtgaatatcgtgcttttacaatttttttcttttaatcatttaaatcaaagtcatgcagcggaaagtaaagaacaggttcggttacttggttcgaaacttaggttgactcctactcctAAACCAGTGATCATTGATCGCACCGTTGGACAactcactaaaactcttctttctgaaaaccTCGAAAAGAATCAGtgcgtacaatatgcaagatataagatagtaacaacctactatcttatgtgagtttaagtacaatgcaagctttaaaataaaagtataccgacactTATATGGAAGATGAAGCTCGGTCGACACTTGAACGAAGTAGTTGATTGCGTGAAGAcgagttgtagagcagtagcacgaaCAATAGCAGCTAGCACAGAGATGAACTTCGAACCAGATAGATTTCGTTACTCAGCTTCGAACctcgagctcacttttataagagtcgtcgacgttcagtcgatcgatccctaggttcagttgaccgaaccagctcccttccatcttcgttgagatctgatgctgattcgatcttcgacatttaatgacattaaagtgttcgattgaccgatcgccTTGTTGGGTCGACCGAATAGAGATCCTTCCTCAGTTCCTTGTTCGCCAAAATCTAGAATTAATGTGACATTAAGTGatgattgttcggtcgaccaattccCTGGTTCGGTCCACTGATCAGTcgctcttccttctttgcttctgctCGATCTGAATAATactgagtcatcagggttcggtcgaccgatcctatgATTTGGTGGACCGATCAAGGTTTGATCGGACCCTGCTCtgttttggtctgaactgatatTTGCTCTGAGTTGAccttgttcgatcgatcgatcatcatgttcggtcgaccgatcaagccgaACCTGCAAAATAGTATTAGACAATAATCCTACAAAACAtatattagcacaataataatatatctaatgcatgagtaataataatagatAGTTCAACtgttttgatctcaacttggaaaccttcccagtttcttcagttagatcagcggtcttaggttgttcctttcaggaacacgacctcactgtcgcttctccaattatttacctcaacctacctgccaaacattaaTCCTCTagatctgtttggactttgcctgcttAATGTCTAATCGCCTGattcactaagacttttcctataatactacattagccaacaataataatagtaatacataaTACTATGGTAAACAACCtaaagacttctcgttacctaggGTTAtttccccctaggattttcaccatctggcttcactcaccattatctaagattaccaccccctagggttttctccacctggtttcactcaccaagacttagtattcggctactcagggatcaggtcctccagacctatcgaatccacctggcttccacgatctatcgAGATTTCCTTTACCTAgcttgcaactaggacttcccttgcctaaccgcagttatgaCTAGTCACTTGGTTGACTTCCCACCCTTGTCTAGCCATGACTAGAacttcccatgatcaagctccattaaacttacttaaacatatttgtttgacattaaaaccttggaagtcgattgcaccaacacttcctaCTCGTCGGGAGGTATTTACCAAGACACATAAGTCAAAAGATGACATATTTATCGATCGTCAATCGTCGACATTAGACGTAAGAATATAAATTTGAATATATTTAACTATTAACAATGATTACATTTTTCAATAAATATctaataagaattttttttttaatgtaaatagGAAGAAATAGCTGCTAGGGTTGCACAAGCATCTCAGCTTAGTACAGAGAGAGGTGACGCGCCGACCAgataaatgagatttattatgatgtggtCATTGGAAGGAAAAAAGACCTCAACCCTCTATAATCGGTCTTGAGTCCTAGGCAAGAGACGTATATGATCGGGTGATGACTCCTAGGGCCAGGGGTCGTCCCAGTAGATCATCTAGCAAATTAAATCTTGATCATCTACTAGAGTAGAAGACATAGAGCAAGAAaatacaaatttgaaaactcgaCTCTTAGCCCTAGAGAGAGATTTTCAAGAGGAGTGACAATCTCGAATGAATCTTGAGGAAATTAGATGGGAAATGCAGGAATTCTCGGCTTGGATCAGTTAAACGCCGCATAATTTTTACTCTCAGGAGACTTGGGACCCTCATGACCATACTGATCAATAGATTCTCATAGGTGTGTtgaccttttattttttttatttatcacttataaaaatatatatattaatttttatattaaatgtaTCTATAATTGTATTATATCTTTTCAGGAGATCTATTCTATATATCGTCATCAGTAGATATTCAAACTAGTACTCAGGTgtgtataataatttttatattattaaattcaaTATGTTAATTATAATTCTAATGATGTGTACTAGTTTGTTCCTTGTTTTATTAAAAATCTATCGTATTATATTTTCTATAGAATTGAATATTAATTGCTAGTTTTGGATTGGATTGTCTTTGCTAATAGGtgttgtattttgtatttattattaGATTCAGATGTTGTAGTACTTTATTTGAGATGCctgaatatttatttttgttttgttgttcgattaatttgatACTTGCTTAGATTAAGTTTGATACTTTCTATTTTGTAAATGTATTACTTTTTGAATTTCAAAAAGATAGATGTTGTAATGTGTTCGTTTATGACTGTCAATATTATATTTGTGAATATGTAATGCATGTGTGATGTGCATAAATTATGTACACTTTTATTCATGctttgatgcacatctacttacATTTCATTAACATAATCtctgtttattgcaccctatttcattataatgtcatacttccattatattttgttcagagatctactctttgcttgttttgattgataggacgtgatttagaacaaaaacggagcttaaatgaactctagagcttccagagtgtcatGGGCATGCGAAAACTAACTTCTTCCAAGTTCTAGCCGTGCGaagaccacacggccgtgtgaaggccgtgtggggggcgtgttgaagccgtgtgaatgtcacacggccgtgtgaaggccgtgcgGAATTTTTAGCACTGCAtaccaaaagtaaaatgaccataactttctgctcggttggagttttggTATGTTCTTTATACCGATTTGTAAACAACTTCAAGAtttacaactttgatgaagacctcaACACAATAATACCACGTTAATATGTGCTAAAATGATCTACAAGTCCACACAGCCTTGAtacacgaccgtgtcaattcCAGAGTAGAAGGAAGGCACGGTCGTGTCAATTCGCACAGTCGTGCGATGTAACCAGAGCAGAAGGAAGGCACAGTCGTGTCAAttcgcacggtcgtgtggtgtaacCAGAGCAAAaggaaggcacgaccgtgccaattggcacggtcgtgcagcgcGGCCAGAGGCAAAAGAAGGCATGGCTGTGCCACATCtgcaaagacagtgccctcatcatggtttggaaaaatggctgactttgcacatattctataggaGAATTTCTTTCTTAGATAAGTATTTGTTAGATTTATCAGTTGGAGattcttttatggacaagagtGTAGATGAAGtatatatgttaattgatcaagtgacattgaacctccatgaatggtcaagcaaaagttggatggaatctccctcagAAATTCACAAAGTACAAGCCAAATATACAAGAGAGTCTGTCAAACAAAATACAATTCAACCATCCAAGAGTTTTGAAATCCACAAGTCTCAGAAtaaggagttcaaacatttgggtcAAAGATTGATagcattgtttcaaaatggttcaaacaaAATCTCCCTCCTACGTAGACAATGTCTAGTGAACAgtgtaataattttaaattgagaagtggcaagaatcatgaagaactactGAAAAATGATTTGTttaaaattgaggagaagaacaatagaagacctcaagaactcagtttcattactccaggaagttcccaaaggtcacaagtacctttccctcaacgattgatcacacCTACATtggataagcaagttggacctcctccgcaagctcaaagggaatatgggaaaaaggaagtGCCTTTCCTAAGACCTTCACtaaaggttccttttccacaaaggctagtgagggGCAATGAAAACGAAGACTTTGGAAAattctgtgacactaatatggttgagtgtagatttttggatgcatatgaagatgaggactcttcatatgaggattgtgatgataatgcagtggataacaagttttcagatctaccttctgggtttacagggtgctatgatgaaattgaattttcagacgatgaatgtgatgtggtagatcaacttaagactgcaaatgaagttagtgatcctcctatagatgattctcccactga encodes the following:
- the LOC122044252 gene encoding uncharacterized protein LOC122044252 gives rise to the protein MGEWFAGRNSETANAYGFFMPRGPEVSWASLVWRPEIMLKHRFILWLLAHGKLQTTNRMAYVENKTCMLCQCQDESNGHLFFECSITCTLWNKVRRWLEINHEVNSIEELFHILGHYYKGVSQRMKVRYLEISSMIYVLWEAHNRCLYEGIVPDIDRILRKVQINVYHLWIYVEIEVIHLAKAWAVQIIRMVQIVLKLISSANEFHRRINFIGERRRLYN